A part of Paenibacillus sp. IHBB 10380 genomic DNA contains:
- a CDS encoding PHP domain-containing protein, with product MTEEQGRCDLHTHTQASDGMQPPADNVRLAKEKGLSAIAITDHDTVAGIAEALEAGKKYGVSVIPGVEISTRAEGKDIHVLGYYVDYLDETFLKRLAELRETRQLRNGKILKRLQELGIAITLDEVVLGLGRELKPDESVGRPHIADVLVQKGYATDMRDAFDRYLAEGAAAFVSEPRISPEDACIWIREAGGAPVLAHPGLYKDDGLVRQIIKSAKPVGIEVYHSDHGAEEEVRYLALAEEWGLVVTAGSDYHGARQGVVFHGDIGSVTISVNVLGQLQGH from the coding sequence ATGACAGAAGAACAAGGTCGGTGTGATCTACATACACATACACAAGCATCGGACGGGATGCAGCCACCAGCTGATAATGTTAGGTTGGCGAAAGAAAAGGGACTCTCTGCGATTGCTATTACGGATCATGACACAGTTGCAGGAATTGCAGAAGCTTTAGAAGCGGGGAAGAAATATGGTGTGTCTGTGATCCCTGGTGTTGAAATTAGCACCCGAGCAGAGGGGAAAGACATTCATGTGTTAGGTTACTATGTTGACTATCTAGACGAAACGTTCCTCAAGAGATTAGCTGAGCTCCGAGAAACCCGTCAACTTCGCAATGGTAAAATTCTGAAGCGTCTTCAGGAGCTGGGTATCGCTATAACCTTGGATGAGGTTGTGCTTGGATTAGGGCGTGAACTGAAACCCGATGAAAGCGTGGGTAGGCCTCATATTGCCGATGTTCTAGTTCAGAAAGGATATGCAACGGATATGCGCGATGCATTTGATCGCTACTTAGCCGAGGGAGCAGCAGCTTTTGTGTCTGAGCCACGAATTTCGCCTGAGGATGCATGTATATGGATTCGTGAAGCTGGAGGTGCACCTGTTCTTGCCCATCCTGGATTGTATAAGGATGATGGCTTAGTTAGACAGATTATTAAGAGTGCGAAGCCGGTAGGCATTGAAGTGTATCACTCAGATCATGGGGCTGAAGAGGAAGTGCGTTATCTTGCCCTAGCAGAGGAATGGGGGCTTGTTGTGACTGCGGGCTCAGATTATCATGGGGCCAGACAAGGCGTCGTCTTTCATGGAGATATCGGTAGTGTAACCATCTCTGTAAATGTACTGGGACAACTTCAAGGCCACTAG
- a CDS encoding selenium metabolism-associated LysR family transcriptional regulator yields the protein MNFHQLHIFHTVAERGSFSSAAQMLHMSQPAVTMQVQALEEYFGTKLLNRSTKKIELSDAGRALLPYAKRSIELVHEADVAMSSFTFMLQGRLQLGASLTIGEYVLPRILGPFGQQFPHINIMMKVMNTTQIIEEITKHQLNFGLIEAPIEHPDMVIDVVMQDELKLIVPALHPLAEYEEVDLDMVLEYPFILRERGSGTRQVMEDQLLSKGYPAGNLHTVMELGSTGAVKSAVEAGLGITMLSPSSVKHETALGLVKIINIRDVEFKRQFYAIHLKSTVLPIPAVTFLTFLQNNTI from the coding sequence ATGAATTTTCACCAGCTTCATATATTCCATACCGTTGCGGAGCGGGGAAGTTTCTCTTCAGCAGCTCAGATGCTACATATGTCACAGCCGGCAGTAACGATGCAAGTACAAGCGTTAGAAGAGTACTTTGGAACCAAATTATTAAACCGTTCAACCAAAAAAATTGAATTATCTGATGCCGGTAGAGCGCTATTACCTTATGCTAAGCGAAGTATAGAATTAGTACATGAAGCGGATGTGGCGATGTCTTCTTTTACTTTTATGTTACAGGGGAGATTACAGCTCGGGGCTAGTCTTACGATCGGTGAATATGTTCTACCGAGAATACTCGGACCTTTTGGTCAACAGTTTCCTCATATTAACATCATGATGAAAGTCATGAATACAACGCAAATTATAGAGGAAATTACGAAACATCAGTTGAATTTTGGCCTCATTGAGGCACCGATTGAGCATCCTGATATGGTTATTGATGTTGTCATGCAAGATGAGTTAAAGCTAATTGTACCCGCTCTCCATCCTTTAGCTGAGTATGAAGAGGTGGATTTGGACATGGTGTTAGAATACCCCTTTATTCTAAGAGAACGGGGCTCTGGGACACGTCAAGTGATGGAGGATCAACTTCTTAGCAAGGGATATCCGGCAGGAAATCTTCACACGGTGATGGAATTGGGAAGTACAGGTGCGGTGAAGTCAGCAGTGGAGGCGGGACTAGGCATAACGATGTTATCCCCATCATCAGTCAAGCATGAAACAGCACTAGGCTTAGTCAAAATTATTAATATTCGTGATGTGGAGTTTAAGCGGCAGTTCTACGCCATACATTTGAAGTCCACGGTACTGCCTATTCCGGCGGTTACATTCCTTACTTTTTTACAAAATAACACAATATAG